The DNA window GATGGGGTGGAGTTTCGGGTTGATGGGGAGACTCTCATTGATCCTCTCCCCGGTGTGCAGAAAACCTTGCGTATCCGTTACAGTTACCAGGGCAGAATGCGCACGGAGAGTTTTCCCGATCTGGCGAATGTGAGATTGGGGAACCCGAGCCGCGACTTTTCCCGAGGAAACAATGCTGGAGGGCGTTTCAACCGGGGCGGGCTGGCAATCACCCGCGCTGAGTATGGGGCCGGCAATCGCTGGGCCGATGTCACGAATCTGGTGAGCAGATCCATGCAAGGCGGTGGCGTTCGGATGAATGTGACGAATGAAACGATGGGCGGGGACCCGGCACCAGCGAATCTGAAATCGCTGCGGGTGGAGTATCGTTATGAGGGGCAGCAGCGGAATCTGACGGTTCCGGAAGGTGGCCAACTGGTACTTCCTGAGGGGAGCGGGAATCAGGACGAGTCCGGTTTGCGGATTCTGGATGCCAGCTATGGCGTGCAGGGCCGGAAGAAGAACGTCACCAACCAACTCAACAGTGCGTTGCGCAACGATCGTCTCAACATGCGAGTGAGCAACGCGAATCTGGGGGGCGACCCTTATCCAGGGCCCGATAAAGAGCTCTATGTCCGTTATTCCTATCGCGGACGTGAGTATGAGAGCTACACCCAAGAGGGGATGTTGCTGAACCTGCCGAACGAGAATGACCGGCTGGTGCATGGCTCCTCCAATTCCAATGCGGCGCTCCAGATCGAATCGGCTACCTGGGGAAGTGGGAATCGGACGATGGATGTAACTCGTGAGCTGCAAGGGCGGATGCAGAACAACCGGCTGAGTATCCGGGCAGAGAATGCGATGTTTTCCCGGGATCCGGCCGTGGGCGCCGATAAGGAACTCGTCGTCCGCTATCGTGTTGCAAACGGGAGCAGCCAGACGATTCGCGTGCGCGAGGGAAGCACGCTAAATATTCCATAGATTGGATCATGATGCCAGGAAAATTATTGCAAGAGATTGCACAGGCAAAGCCCTGGACCTGCCGGGAAGAAGAGGCCTTTCTCAATATTGCCCGCACCTATGAATATCTCGCGCAGACCCTCTCCGAGTTTTTTCGCGAGTACCATCTTTCGATGACGCAATACAATATGTTACGGATTCTGCGGGGGGCTGGTCCGGAGGGGCTGAATTGCACGGAAGCTGCACGGCGGATGATCACGCATGATCCCGACGTGACGCGGCTTTTTGACCGGCTGGAGGTGAGAAGGTTGATTCTACGGAAGCGGTCGAGCGTCGACCGGCGTGTGGTGCTGGCATCGATCACCGAGCATGGACTCGAGCTGCTGTCCCAAATGGATGAGCCGCTCTGCGATTTGCATGTCCGGCAGATGGCAGGACTGACGCCGGAGAAGCTGGAAACTTTGATTGAGGCCTGCGAAGCCCTGCGGCCGTAAAAAACGGTTTGTAAATCAACAACCGCTCCAGGGAGGTG is part of the Bryobacter aggregatus MPL3 genome and encodes:
- a CDS encoding MarR family winged helix-turn-helix transcriptional regulator; amino-acid sequence: MMPGKLLQEIAQAKPWTCREEEAFLNIARTYEYLAQTLSEFFREYHLSMTQYNMLRILRGAGPEGLNCTEAARRMITHDPDVTRLFDRLEVRRLILRKRSSVDRRVVLASITEHGLELLSQMDEPLCDLHVRQMAGLTPEKLETLIEACEALRP